A single window of Onychomys torridus chromosome 8, mOncTor1.1, whole genome shotgun sequence DNA harbors:
- the LOC118589727 gene encoding putative olfactory receptor 2W6, translated as MGRNNESYHQAFILVGFSDRPRLEMILFAFILVFYVLTLVGNTAIIFLSVIDSRLHMPMYFFLGNLSFLDLCFTTSIVPQLLWNLWGPDKSITYHGCAAQLYIYMVLGSTECVLLAVMSYDRYVAVCRPLHYTVVMHPRLCLQLVSVAWCCGFLNSFVMCPQTMQLSRCGHQRVDHFLCEMPALIAMSCEDTMLVEACAFVLGVVLLLVPLSLILLSYGMIAAAVLRIKSTAGRWKAFNTCSSHLIVVSLFYGTIIYMYLQPANSYSQDQGKFLTLFYTIVTPSVNPLIYTLRNKDVKGAVRKILGREKGAGDA; from the coding sequence ATGGGAAGGAACAATGAGAGCTACCATCAGGCCTTCATCCTGGTGGGGTTTTCTGACCGGCCTAGACTGGAGATGATTCTCTTTGCTTTTATCTTAGTCTTTTATGTCCTAACTCTGGTGGGCAACACTGCCATCATCTTCTTGTCAGTCATAGACTCCCGGCTCCACAtgcccatgtacttcttccttgggAACctatctttcctggatctttgcTTTACTACAAGCATTGTTCCCCAGCTGCTGTGGAACCTCTGGGGACCAGACAAGAGCATCACCTACCATGGCTGTGCAGCTCAGCTCTACATCTATATGGTGCTGGGCTCCACTGAATGTGTTCTCTTGGCTGTCAtgtcctatgaccgctatgtggctgTCTGCCGGCCCCTGCACTACACGGTGGTCATGCATCCACGTCTCTGCCTACAGCTGGTGAGTGTTGCCTGGTGCTGTGGCTTCCTAAACTCATTTGTCATGTGTCCTCAGACGATGCAGCTCTCCCGCTGTGGACATCAAAGGGTGGACCACTTTCTCTGTGAGATGCCTGCCCTTATTGCCATGTCCTGTGAAGACACTATGCTTGTGGAAGCTTGTGCCTTTGTCCTGGGGGTGGTCCTGCTCCTGGTGCCCCTCTCTCTCATCCTTCTCTCTTATGGTATGATTGCCGCCGCAGTGCTGAGGATTAAGTCAACGGCAGGACGCTGGAAGGCCTTCAACACCTGCTCGTCCCACCTGATTGTGGTCTCACTCTTCTATGGGACCATCATCTACATGTACTTGCAGCCAGCCAACAGCTACTCCCAAGATCAAGGCAAATTTCTCACCCTCTTCTACACCATCGTCACCCCCAGTGTCAACCCCCTGATCTATACTCTGAGGAACAAGGACGTGAAGGGGGCAGTGAGGAAGATCCTAGGACgggagaaaggggctggagacGCTTAA
- the LOC118588670 gene encoding LOW QUALITY PROTEIN: putative olfactory receptor 2W6 (The sequence of the model RefSeq protein was modified relative to this genomic sequence to represent the inferred CDS: deleted 1 base in 1 codon) gives MENNESSGDFILLGFSDRPRLEMVLFVVNMVFYLLAVTGNSTIIFLSLVDLRLHTPMYFFLGNLSLLDLCYTTSSIPQLQVNLWGPRKTISFIGCVIQLFAFLSVGGIECILLSVMAYDRFVAVCKPLHYLTIIHPQLCLKLAAFAWLSGIANSILMSPLTMSLGRCGHRRINHFVCEMPAIIRISCVDTSRVEGLAFFLAIPIVLVPLTMILVSYGYIAAAVLRIKSAAGRRKAFNTCSSHMVVVSLFYSTIIYMYMQPGNVASQDQGKFLTLFYCLVTPTLNPFIYSLRNKDMKAAMLKVLGKDRSLLDTEGTDGAWSSPQCSSVSEP, from the exons ATGGAGAACAATGAGAGCTCTGGGGACTTTATCCTCCTGGGCTTCTCCGATCGGCCCAGGCTGGAGATGGTCCTCTTTGTTGTCAATATGGTCTTTTACTTGCTGGCCGTCACAGGCAACTCAACCATCATCTTCCTTTCCCTGGTGGACCTTCGGCTGCACACACCTATGTATTTCTTCCTCGGCAACCTGTCCCTTCTCGACCTCTGCTACACAACAAGTAGCATTCCCCAGCTGCAGGTTAACCTCTGGGGCCCACGGAAGACCATAAGCTTCATAGGGTGTGTCATCCAGCTCTTTGCTTTCCTGTCTGTGGGGGGCATTGAGTGCATTCTCCTGTCAGTGATGGCCTACGACCGCTTTGTAGCTGTCTGCAAGCCTCTGCACTACCTGACCATCATACACCCACAGCTATGCCTGAAGCTGGCAGCCTTTGCCTGGCTCAGTGGTATTGCCAATTCCATACTGATGTCCCCATTGACCATGTCTCTGGGGCGATGTGGGCATCGCCGTATCAACCACTTTGTGTGTGAGATGCCAGCCATCATCCGAATCTCTTGTGTGGACACAAGCCGGGTAGAAGGCCTAGCTTTCTTCCTGGCCATCCCCATTGTCCTGGTGCCTCTCACCATGATCCTGGTCTCCTATGGCTACATTGCTGCTGCAGTGTTGCGAATCAAGTCTGCAGCTGGTCGGCGCAAGGCCTTCAACACCTGCTCTTCACACATGGTGGTGGTGTCTCTTTTCTACAGTACCATTATCTACATGTACATGCAGCCTGGGAACGTGGCAAGTCAGGACCAGGGCAAGTTTCTCACCCTGTTCTACTGCCTGGTGACGCCCACACTGAACCCTTTCATCTActcactcagaaacaaagacatgaaggcGGCCATGTTGAAGGTCCTTGGGAAAGATAGAAGcctgctggacact gagggCACTGATGGGGCCTGGAGCTCACCTCAGTGTTCATCTGTTTCAGAACCATAG